A single genomic interval of Brevibacillus brevis harbors:
- a CDS encoding TlpA family protein disulfide reductase, giving the protein MKKLLLAVLVLVGVGLAVWEKPQETAAIVAEVQKPEVGFAAPHFTLTGLDQQTYKVEGKRTKPLVLNFWASWCGPCKLEAPDLQKVYEKYGGQVDLYGVNVTSNDSPEAAMAFVTNYKLTFPIPMDVAGTVSNRYKVMAFPTTYLIDANGIVRKKIIGMVDAPTLELELRQLLSPNP; this is encoded by the coding sequence ATGAAAAAGCTGTTGCTCGCGGTACTCGTATTAGTGGGGGTCGGACTTGCTGTTTGGGAAAAGCCTCAAGAAACGGCCGCAATCGTAGCAGAGGTTCAAAAACCGGAAGTTGGCTTTGCAGCTCCTCATTTTACACTAACAGGATTGGACCAGCAGACGTACAAGGTAGAAGGAAAAAGGACGAAACCATTGGTCTTGAACTTTTGGGCTTCCTGGTGTGGACCATGCAAGCTGGAGGCGCCTGATTTACAGAAAGTCTACGAAAAATACGGCGGACAGGTTGATTTGTATGGCGTGAACGTCACGAGCAATGATAGCCCGGAAGCAGCTATGGCCTTCGTCACCAACTACAAGCTGACATTTCCAATACCGATGGACGTAGCTGGAACCGTGTCAAACCGTTACAAGGTGATGGCATTCCCAACTACTTACTTGATTGACGCAAATGGGATCGTACGAAAGAAGATAATCGGCATGGTGGATGCCCCTACACTGGAGCTGGAACTGCGCCAGTTGTTAAGTCCAAATCCATAG
- a CDS encoding cytochrome c biogenesis CcdA family protein, with protein sequence MTGDITVFLAFAAGFLSFISPCCLPLYPSFLSYITGVTVDEVKKGRAVFRKQAFLHTFFFIVGFSIIFIALGLSTSWIGSLFTDQQDLIRQLGGILLAVIGLVMLGVFKMDWMMRSFKIDLKSRPLGYTGSILVGMTYAAGWTPCVGPILSGIIVMGVSNPSSALAYTLAYTLGFAIPFFVMTFFISKVNAIVKYSDLFMKIGGAIMILFGILLYTDKLTDITRVLIQMYGGFTGF encoded by the coding sequence ATGACTGGCGATATTACTGTGTTTTTGGCTTTTGCAGCAGGTTTTCTCTCGTTTATTTCCCCTTGCTGCCTGCCGCTTTACCCGTCCTTTTTGTCTTACATAACTGGGGTTACCGTAGATGAAGTGAAGAAAGGGAGAGCGGTTTTTCGCAAGCAAGCGTTCTTGCATACCTTTTTCTTCATTGTCGGGTTTTCGATCATTTTCATTGCGCTCGGGCTGTCTACATCTTGGATCGGAAGCTTGTTCACCGACCAACAGGACTTAATTCGTCAACTGGGCGGTATTTTGCTTGCTGTTATTGGTTTGGTTATGCTTGGTGTGTTTAAAATGGATTGGATGATGCGCTCTTTTAAAATCGATTTAAAATCGAGACCATTGGGGTATACTGGGTCCATACTGGTGGGAATGACGTATGCAGCTGGATGGACACCTTGTGTGGGACCGATTCTTTCTGGCATTATCGTCATGGGCGTTTCCAATCCATCAAGCGCCTTGGCTTACACATTGGCGTATACACTTGGTTTCGCCATTCCATTTTTTGTCATGACGTTCTTCATCAGTAAAGTGAACGCGATTGTGAAGTATTCCGACCTGTTTATGAAAATCGGAGGAGCCATTATGATCTTGTTCGGTATCCTTCTGTATACAGATAAACTGACGGATATTACACGTGTTCTCATTCAAATGTACGGAGGCTTTACGGGATTCTAA
- a CDS encoding efflux RND transporter periplasmic adaptor subunit translates to MKLSKKPVILALLAISLVAGCSSPQAETPPTETVEAATPVQVETVATGTVVSDSGLTAKLAPSEEVQVSPKVGGKISSLPVKLGQYVTKGQVLFKLDEKDLVNGVKQAEAAYNVSKASLNQAGSSSDQGLVQAKNSLKQAETALQDAKVNQQRMQQLFSQGAISAQQMEQANSQLTTAQTSYDNAQQALQSAGQKTSVQVSEASVQQAQVSLQNAREQLANATVTSPINGYISSVNGAVGQMAGQQPVVVVVNTNPLLVKANLSEADITKIKVGTTVKVNVQSTGKTIDAKVTAMSPVMDTQLKAYPVEITIPNPSNELKSDMVVNVTFPSVGESGAKSIVVTRGAVFDRDGKQYVFKLEGDIAKQVEVTTGKSSSDQIEILTGLSAGDKIVVKGQTLLQDGGKVTIQ, encoded by the coding sequence ATGAAACTAAGTAAAAAACCCGTCATTTTGGCATTGCTAGCCATCTCGCTAGTGGCAGGGTGCTCCAGCCCGCAAGCGGAAACACCGCCTACGGAAACGGTGGAAGCGGCAACCCCTGTACAGGTGGAAACTGTTGCAACGGGCACAGTGGTATCAGATTCTGGTCTCACGGCAAAGCTGGCGCCGAGTGAGGAAGTGCAAGTCTCCCCGAAAGTGGGTGGGAAAATTTCTTCCCTGCCAGTGAAACTGGGCCAATACGTAACAAAAGGTCAAGTCTTGTTCAAGCTCGATGAAAAAGATCTGGTGAACGGTGTTAAACAAGCAGAAGCAGCCTACAACGTATCAAAAGCGAGCTTAAACCAAGCGGGCAGCAGCTCTGATCAAGGCTTGGTTCAAGCGAAAAATAGCCTGAAGCAGGCAGAAACCGCGCTCCAGGATGCAAAAGTAAACCAGCAGCGGATGCAACAGCTCTTTTCACAAGGAGCAATTTCCGCTCAGCAGATGGAACAGGCAAACTCCCAACTGACAACGGCACAGACCTCTTACGATAACGCGCAGCAGGCATTGCAATCTGCTGGGCAAAAAACGAGTGTGCAAGTTTCCGAAGCTTCTGTACAGCAAGCGCAAGTAAGCTTGCAGAACGCACGTGAGCAATTAGCGAATGCGACTGTGACGTCTCCGATCAACGGATATATTTCCAGCGTAAACGGCGCAGTTGGTCAAATGGCAGGTCAGCAGCCGGTTGTGGTTGTTGTGAACACGAACCCACTTCTGGTAAAAGCGAATCTGTCAGAAGCAGATATCACAAAAATAAAAGTAGGAACTACCGTAAAAGTAAACGTACAATCGACAGGAAAAACGATTGATGCCAAAGTAACGGCGATGAGTCCAGTAATGGATACCCAACTCAAGGCATATCCAGTAGAGATTACGATTCCAAACCCATCCAACGAGCTGAAGTCCGACATGGTTGTAAATGTAACCTTCCCATCGGTTGGGGAAAGTGGAGCAAAATCGATCGTTGTAACGCGCGGTGCGGTCTTTGATCGCGATGGTAAGCAGTATGTATTCAAGCTGGAAGGTGACATTGCAAAACAAGTCGAGGTCACTACAGGCAAATCCTCCAGTGATCAGATCGAAATTTTGACAGGCTTGTCTGCCGGCGATAAGATCGTGGTAAAAGGGCAAACACTGCTTCAAGATGGCGGTAAAGTCACGATTCAGTAA
- a CDS encoding efflux RND transporter permease subunit, whose protein sequence is MNLSELSIKRPVTMIMLTLAMMIFGFVSLPRLSIDLMPDLNFPVAVVVTSVDGGSPSEVEKLVTKPIEDALATVSDLDSIQSVSMEGASQVILMFNWGTDLDQATLDMREKVDQVRGSLPDSARAPRVLRIDPNSTPIIEFAVTGEQDINKLKKMAENMIQSRLERIDGVASASISGGQSRIIDVTVDPAKLAAYGLSLDQVQQALQSSNLSGSGGAVREGDAKLNIRVQGEFADIEQIALTPISVGGNSIRLSDIAEVKDTHQDITQMSYVNGTPSLGIKVTKASGGNTIEVADDVKAELEKIKSELPEGVEIITTLDTSVYIKDSVYTTAEHALLGGGIGMILLFFFLGSLRSMVIAVIVLPVSIVATFLLMYMTGQTINLISLSGLTLGLGSLIDFAVVMLENVFRHREQGKGMMEAALDGSKEVGTAVMASALAQICVFLPIALTEGIASELFGPLALTVVYSHIAALVFSILLVPMLSSRILNKIPSHTHHENYRGINPVTWFNIGFSKVEKGYQRLLKWSLGHRKTVMISSVVMMVGSLALTPLIGAEFIPAMDQGQVNISIKMPNGTVLAETEKVTRQVEEIVNTVPEKKIVATSVGSNASPIASTLSSNQGTISLMLVDLDQRTRSSNEVVMDLQEKLKHIAGPEIKVSAPSGMSTGSPIQLKVSGDDLDVLKDISGIIKGEIEKVPGTSNVTTSLEESRQELEVKIDAEKASLYGLTTGQILSSVRTSFQGQTVTYYRTGDDEIDVNLKLPKEFQEDINFLNNMRISAPGGAQIALTSVATINKVDVPVSINRANSSREVQVTSDLAGRDLSSVTREVQEKISKLNLPDGYKVDFGGQSEEMMESFSSLALAIVLSVVLLYMVMAAQFESLYTPFIIMFSVPPTVTGVLLGLLATGTTISVGVLIGYILLIGLVVNNAIVLIDYVNQLRAKGMELYDAILHAGPIRLRPILMTTLTTILAIGPLAFSGGAGSETNAPMAVTVIFGLGFSTLITLVLVPVVASWFDDLGKKRRLKRQLKLEKKLAKKQKKINPALES, encoded by the coding sequence TTGAATCTTTCTGAACTATCGATTAAACGCCCGGTCACCATGATTATGTTGACTCTGGCCATGATGATTTTTGGTTTCGTTTCACTGCCTCGCTTGTCGATTGATCTCATGCCGGATCTTAACTTCCCGGTTGCTGTCGTGGTTACATCCGTTGACGGCGGATCTCCGAGTGAGGTAGAAAAACTAGTAACGAAACCGATTGAGGACGCACTTGCAACGGTATCCGATTTAGATAGTATACAATCGGTATCGATGGAAGGAGCTTCACAGGTTATCCTCATGTTTAACTGGGGGACAGACCTTGATCAGGCGACTCTCGACATGCGGGAGAAGGTAGATCAGGTTCGTGGCTCTTTGCCTGACTCAGCCAGAGCGCCCCGCGTACTGCGCATTGACCCGAACAGTACACCGATCATTGAATTTGCGGTGACGGGTGAGCAAGATATCAACAAATTGAAAAAGATGGCAGAGAATATGATCCAGTCACGCCTGGAGCGTATTGATGGGGTCGCATCTGCTTCCATCAGCGGCGGACAAAGCCGTATCATCGATGTAACAGTTGACCCAGCAAAACTAGCGGCGTATGGACTGTCACTTGATCAAGTTCAGCAAGCTCTACAGAGCAGCAACTTGTCAGGTTCCGGTGGAGCGGTACGCGAGGGTGACGCCAAGCTCAACATCCGTGTACAAGGTGAGTTTGCCGATATCGAACAAATCGCGCTGACACCAATCTCTGTCGGAGGAAACTCCATCAGGCTCAGTGATATTGCCGAAGTAAAAGACACGCATCAAGATATAACGCAAATGAGTTACGTAAATGGAACACCTAGCTTGGGTATTAAAGTGACAAAAGCTTCTGGCGGAAACACCATTGAGGTAGCAGATGATGTAAAAGCTGAGCTGGAGAAAATCAAAAGCGAGCTGCCAGAAGGCGTAGAAATCATTACGACTCTGGATACATCCGTCTACATTAAGGATTCCGTTTACACCACCGCTGAACATGCCCTGTTGGGTGGCGGTATCGGTATGATCTTGCTGTTCTTCTTCCTGGGCAGCTTGCGATCCATGGTAATTGCGGTCATCGTTCTTCCCGTATCCATCGTTGCTACGTTCTTGCTGATGTACATGACTGGACAGACGATCAACCTGATTTCCCTCTCCGGTTTGACACTGGGATTGGGATCGTTGATTGACTTTGCGGTTGTTATGCTCGAGAATGTTTTCCGTCATCGAGAACAGGGAAAAGGCATGATGGAAGCAGCCTTGGATGGTTCCAAGGAAGTAGGTACGGCAGTTATGGCTTCGGCTTTGGCGCAAATTTGCGTATTCTTGCCGATTGCCCTCACAGAAGGTATTGCTTCTGAGTTGTTTGGACCTCTTGCATTGACGGTTGTTTACTCACATATTGCGGCACTTGTATTCTCGATTTTGCTCGTGCCGATGCTGAGTTCGAGAATTTTGAACAAAATTCCGTCGCATACGCATCATGAGAACTATCGTGGAATCAATCCGGTTACTTGGTTCAACATTGGATTTAGTAAAGTAGAAAAAGGCTACCAAAGATTGTTAAAATGGTCATTGGGCCATCGTAAAACAGTCATGATATCTTCGGTTGTCATGATGGTAGGCTCTCTTGCATTGACTCCATTGATCGGGGCAGAGTTTATCCCGGCCATGGACCAAGGTCAAGTAAACATCTCTATCAAAATGCCAAATGGTACCGTTCTGGCTGAAACAGAAAAAGTAACCAGACAAGTTGAAGAAATTGTCAACACGGTTCCAGAGAAGAAAATTGTAGCGACTTCGGTTGGTAGCAATGCATCACCGATAGCGAGCACATTGTCATCCAATCAGGGGACGATCAGCCTGATGCTGGTAGATCTCGATCAGCGCACACGTTCCTCCAATGAAGTTGTGATGGATCTCCAGGAAAAGCTGAAGCATATTGCTGGACCTGAAATTAAGGTAAGCGCACCATCCGGTATGTCTACAGGTTCCCCAATTCAATTGAAAGTTAGCGGGGATGATCTGGACGTATTGAAAGACATTAGTGGTATTATTAAAGGTGAAATTGAGAAGGTACCTGGTACGAGTAACGTAACGACCAGCTTGGAAGAATCAAGACAAGAGCTGGAAGTGAAGATCGATGCGGAGAAAGCGAGCTTGTACGGATTGACGACCGGACAAATTCTCTCTAGTGTTCGCACCTCCTTCCAAGGTCAAACGGTAACGTACTATCGCACGGGTGATGATGAGATTGACGTCAACCTCAAGCTGCCGAAAGAGTTTCAGGAAGATATCAACTTCTTGAACAATATGCGAATTTCCGCTCCAGGTGGGGCACAGATCGCATTGACCTCGGTTGCGACTATCAATAAGGTAGATGTGCCTGTATCGATTAACCGTGCCAACTCAAGCCGTGAAGTTCAAGTAACGAGTGATTTGGCAGGGCGTGACCTGAGCTCTGTAACAAGGGAAGTGCAAGAGAAAATCTCGAAGCTGAATCTCCCGGATGGCTACAAAGTAGATTTTGGCGGGCAAAGTGAAGAAATGATGGAATCATTCAGTAGCCTTGCTCTAGCGATTGTTCTATCAGTCGTGTTGCTTTATATGGTAATGGCAGCGCAGTTTGAATCGTTATACACTCCATTTATCATCATGTTCTCCGTGCCACCGACCGTTACAGGCGTTCTGCTTGGACTATTGGCGACAGGCACAACAATCAGCGTTGGGGTTTTGATCGGGTACATTTTGTTGATCGGTCTGGTCGTGAACAACGCGATTGTATTGATCGACTATGTGAACCAATTGCGCGCAAAAGGTATGGAGCTGTATGATGCGATCCTGCATGCTGGCCCGATTCGTCTTCGTCCGATTTTGATGACGACACTTACCACCATTCTGGCGATTGGACCGCTCGCATTCTCTGGCGGCGCCGGCTCTGAGACGAATGCACCAATGGCCGTAACGGTTATTTTCGGTCTCGGTTTCTCTACACTGATTACCCTGGTTCTGGTTCCTGTCGTTGCTTCCTGGTTTGATGATCTAGGGAAAAAGAGACGCTTGAAGCGCCAGTTGAAACTCGAAAAGAAATTAGCAAAGAAACAAAAGAAAATTAATCCCGCTTTGGAATCGTAA
- a CDS encoding MarR family winged helix-turn-helix transcriptional regulator, whose translation MKELIQLAKLLQEASVLFTTISEQELDTSDVTWQQVLILEQLGNGPKTMGDISKTVGLSYSTTSGLINRLEQENLVRRFRDQSDRRVVWVSLTERVYQQRDVKWGNSQTV comes from the coding sequence ATGAAAGAACTGATTCAGTTGGCAAAACTCCTGCAAGAAGCCAGTGTTTTGTTTACCACGATTTCTGAGCAAGAGCTGGATACAAGCGATGTAACATGGCAACAGGTCTTGATTCTGGAGCAGCTTGGAAACGGGCCAAAAACAATGGGGGACATAAGTAAGACTGTCGGTCTTTCATACAGCACAACTTCCGGTCTCATTAACCGGTTGGAGCAGGAAAACCTGGTACGCAGGTTCCGAGACCAATCAGATCGACGAGTTGTGTGGGTGTCACTGACAGAGCGTGTATACCAACAGCGAGATGTGAAATGGGGAAATTCACAAACCGTCTAA
- a CDS encoding sensor histidine kinase, whose amino-acid sequence MMKAIQKRLLIMWFSILIVLALLPDSFKRETPLQFSLTIVLFICYLVVFWTSKKKWKPFQFEFVTVVLGIVSLLKSLILGGEGFGLMLPLAVFIGFHIHGRRALAYATFFGTCSTLFLYFEENLKFTHIISYILTYVGCYIGARGYRIQTEAYETNQQHLEQLQKAHSELQEAHLQLQEAALHSLQVAVLEERTRIARDIHDALGHSLTSLIVQLHALKYMLQDGPDNAQEAVRNMLGVAKQSLEDIRTSVHTLALDKTSLGLTPLRALLSQAQKHTGIKMELICSDLDIPLSQEMTITFYRILQEAITNSLRHSDAKEILVIIEQKKDILLLSIRDDGSITSDQKIKPGFGLTGISERIQLLNGTLAYRIREPHGFQLDFSFPIRQSEPERSMRT is encoded by the coding sequence ATGATGAAAGCCATACAAAAACGATTATTAATCATGTGGTTTTCCATCTTAATTGTATTAGCTTTGCTTCCTGATTCCTTTAAAAGGGAAACTCCGTTGCAATTTTCCCTTACCATTGTACTATTTATTTGTTACCTTGTGGTATTTTGGACTTCCAAGAAAAAATGGAAGCCTTTCCAATTCGAATTCGTGACAGTCGTGCTCGGAATTGTCTCGTTACTAAAGTCCCTCATCTTGGGTGGAGAGGGCTTCGGGTTGATGCTCCCACTCGCTGTTTTTATCGGTTTTCACATTCATGGACGCCGTGCGTTGGCTTATGCTACTTTTTTTGGTACGTGCAGTACGCTTTTTTTATATTTTGAAGAAAACCTGAAATTCACGCACATCATCTCTTATATCCTTACGTATGTGGGTTGCTATATCGGCGCACGTGGCTATCGGATTCAGACAGAAGCATACGAAACCAACCAACAGCACCTAGAGCAGCTACAAAAAGCACATTCAGAGTTACAAGAGGCGCACTTACAACTTCAAGAAGCAGCACTTCATTCCCTTCAAGTAGCCGTTCTGGAGGAACGAACGAGAATTGCCCGTGATATTCACGATGCATTGGGCCATAGTTTGACTTCACTCATTGTCCAGCTACATGCCTTGAAATATATGTTGCAGGATGGACCTGACAACGCACAAGAAGCCGTCCGCAACATGCTCGGAGTTGCCAAGCAAAGTCTGGAGGATATTCGCACGTCTGTCCATACATTGGCCCTGGATAAAACCTCCTTGGGACTTACGCCTCTGCGGGCTCTCTTGTCGCAGGCTCAAAAGCATACGGGAATTAAAATGGAGCTCATATGCTCCGATCTGGACATTCCGCTCTCTCAAGAAATGACGATAACGTTTTATCGAATTTTGCAAGAAGCGATCACCAATTCCCTACGTCATTCTGACGCGAAAGAAATCCTCGTCATCATTGAACAAAAGAAGGACATCCTGTTGTTGTCCATTCGAGACGATGGAAGCATCACGAGCGACCAAAAAATCAAACCCGGCTTTGGCCTAACTGGCATATCTGAACGAATTCAATTATTGAACGGAACTCTCGCCTATCGCATTCGAGAGCCTCACGGATTCCAACTCGATTTCAGCTTTCCGATTCGCCAGTCTGAACCAGAAAGGAGCATGCGAACATGA
- a CDS encoding response regulator: protein MTGKQKEGAIRVVLVDDQTMIRQGLGYVIQMQADMEVIGEASDGVEAVELIGTLAPDVVLMDVQMPNKSGIEATREIMQQHPRTKVLILTTFDNHNYVVDGIRAGAVGYMLKDADSQEMLDLIRRAHQGEALFHTVTAAKALAEALQGQSETPDSTTSAQSVLLDELTDRELDVLQQIADGYRNDQIAQNLFISEGTVKTHVHRILQKMGVEDRTQAVAKALRHKIVK from the coding sequence ATGACCGGTAAACAAAAAGAAGGAGCCATTCGCGTGGTCCTAGTAGATGACCAAACGATGATTCGCCAAGGTTTGGGTTATGTCATTCAAATGCAAGCTGATATGGAAGTAATCGGGGAAGCCTCCGATGGTGTCGAAGCTGTTGAACTGATTGGCACCCTTGCACCTGATGTCGTTTTGATGGATGTTCAGATGCCCAACAAGTCTGGCATTGAGGCCACGCGAGAAATTATGCAACAGCACCCCCGTACGAAGGTCTTGATTCTTACAACCTTTGACAATCACAATTATGTGGTGGACGGGATTCGTGCTGGAGCCGTCGGCTATATGCTAAAGGATGCCGACTCTCAGGAAATGCTTGATCTAATTCGCAGAGCCCACCAGGGTGAAGCCCTCTTCCACACCGTGACCGCTGCAAAAGCGCTTGCCGAAGCACTGCAAGGTCAAAGTGAGACACCTGATTCGACTACCTCCGCTCAATCAGTCTTGCTAGATGAACTGACGGATCGAGAATTGGATGTGCTTCAACAGATCGCAGATGGCTATCGAAATGATCAGATTGCGCAAAACTTATTTATATCAGAAGGCACTGTAAAAACACATGTGCATCGGATTCTGCAAAAAATGGGTGTCGAGGATCGTACCCAGGCAGTGGCAAAAGCTCTACGACACAAAATCGTGAAATAA
- a CDS encoding two-component system sensor histidine kinase NtrB has translation MKNRISKYLTHLVPAAVAKTFSFLSDHHYSALLLEDRENTEALFVQQITKWIEVVKVIDTYTFERELSEIAYRFSLVGMNLTFLQQFLRKCRDVIIEEMNNNANSLATTEIDRVELLQGQIRLYQSMDYILHQMDDVFNKNSHQFPVEKTPTSPTSSAKGEDVSMLAEQELVQLVLQSSDIAVLMIDRQLRVIEANYAVCHLYGVDRNQLIGQNIDHALRPHISERFVQWVIERGQSGHYVAEYRGKWTTVSTSPIYYGGEMWGAIAVLRNVTESKKYEEELNKREALAAVGQLAAGMAHEIRNPLTAIKGFIQLLREQGEANRSESYFSVILTEIERIDGLLNDVLVLARYRDDKIVSERFLVMDELHGVIRLLEPEANRRGIKLEMDIAQGEWHVFGHRSRIKQAILNILKNALEALLTQGNLVQVKVYSSLNQVIIVVEDNGPGLSDSCLQNLFVPFYTTKQEGTGLGLSTTQRIIADHGGELYAENSLKLKGARFEIRLPLSIS, from the coding sequence TTGAAAAATCGAATAAGTAAGTATCTTACTCATTTGGTCCCTGCGGCGGTGGCCAAGACGTTTTCCTTTCTTTCAGATCATCATTACTCTGCTTTGCTTCTAGAAGACCGCGAAAATACAGAGGCTTTGTTTGTTCAGCAAATCACGAAATGGATTGAAGTAGTAAAAGTAATCGACACGTATACATTCGAGCGAGAATTGAGCGAAATTGCGTATAGATTTTCGTTAGTCGGAATGAATCTGACGTTTTTACAGCAATTTTTGCGTAAGTGTCGAGACGTTATTATTGAAGAAATGAATAACAATGCAAATTCTCTTGCCACGACGGAAATAGACCGAGTAGAGCTTTTGCAAGGACAGATTCGTCTCTATCAATCGATGGACTATATTTTGCATCAAATGGACGATGTCTTCAACAAAAATTCGCATCAATTTCCGGTTGAGAAAACTCCAACTTCTCCTACAAGTTCGGCCAAGGGAGAAGATGTTTCAATGCTCGCTGAACAGGAGCTTGTTCAATTGGTCTTGCAATCCAGTGATATTGCCGTCTTGATGATCGACCGCCAGTTAAGAGTCATTGAAGCGAATTACGCTGTCTGTCACTTATATGGCGTAGATCGGAATCAACTCATTGGTCAAAACATTGATCATGCGCTTCGGCCGCATATAAGCGAGCGTTTTGTCCAGTGGGTAATTGAACGCGGGCAGTCCGGCCATTATGTTGCGGAATACAGAGGCAAATGGACGACAGTGAGTACGAGTCCCATTTATTACGGTGGAGAGATGTGGGGAGCGATCGCCGTTCTTCGGAATGTTACGGAAAGCAAAAAGTACGAAGAAGAATTAAACAAGCGTGAAGCGCTGGCAGCAGTTGGGCAACTGGCTGCTGGGATGGCGCATGAGATTCGGAATCCACTAACAGCCATCAAGGGCTTCATTCAGTTGTTGCGAGAGCAAGGGGAAGCAAATCGTAGTGAATCTTATTTTTCTGTCATCTTAACGGAAATTGAACGCATTGATGGGCTATTGAACGATGTCCTTGTTTTGGCCCGGTACAGGGATGATAAAATCGTATCGGAACGTTTCTTAGTGATGGACGAGTTACATGGAGTCATTCGTTTACTGGAGCCAGAAGCGAATCGAAGAGGAATCAAGCTAGAGATGGACATTGCACAAGGCGAGTGGCATGTGTTTGGTCATCGTTCACGAATCAAGCAAGCCATTTTGAACATCTTGAAAAATGCGCTTGAAGCATTGTTGACCCAAGGCAACCTCGTTCAAGTGAAAGTGTATTCATCTCTCAATCAAGTAATCATTGTTGTGGAAGACAACGGACCTGGTCTATCAGATTCTTGCCTGCAAAATTTATTCGTTCCTTTTTATACGACCAAACAAGAGGGAACGGGATTAGGTTTGTCTACGACACAACGCATCATCGCGGACCACGGCGGCGAACTCTATGCGGAAAACTCTCTGAAACTGAAAGGAGCCCGTTTTGAGATTCGTTTACCTCTTTCCATTTCCTAA
- a CDS encoding antibiotic biosynthesis monooxygenase family protein — translation MNRLTVPADYQSHLERAFGNGGERMKEVPGFLEFLFLAPTEGDEYIVFTKWTDEESFKNWTESEAFKRAHTGTNPNSPVKSDLRNYAVKSHS, via the coding sequence ATGAACAGACTGACTGTACCAGCAGACTACCAATCCCATTTGGAACGCGCATTTGGTAATGGGGGAGAACGGATGAAGGAGGTTCCGGGTTTTTTGGAGTTCCTTTTCCTGGCACCAACGGAAGGTGACGAATACATCGTTTTTACGAAATGGACAGATGAGGAATCATTTAAAAATTGGACCGAAAGTGAAGCATTCAAGCGCGCGCATACAGGAACCAACCCAAATAGCCCGGTAAAATCGGATTTGCGCAATTACGCTGTCAAATCCCATTCATAA
- the thiE gene encoding thiamine phosphate synthase, translating to MRDIQRLREKMSVYFVIGTQDCGYSSEKTVQIVEAALRGGVGTLQLRDKGSKLTAREQYELGRQLQQLCREHDTLFFVNDDVDLAIRLQADGVHVGQDDMALSEVRTKVGSEMYIGVSAGTVEEALAAQSGGVDCIGVGAMFATRSKADAGEPIGPVGLEEIRQAVGNDLPIVGIGGITLENASEVLAAGADGVAIISAISHAESPEEAAQALQRIVRSR from the coding sequence ATGCGAGATATACAAAGACTTCGGGAAAAGATGAGTGTATACTTTGTCATTGGTACGCAGGATTGCGGCTATTCCAGTGAAAAGACCGTGCAAATCGTGGAAGCAGCATTGCGTGGAGGAGTGGGCACGCTTCAGCTACGTGATAAAGGAAGCAAGCTGACTGCTCGGGAACAATATGAGTTGGGCAGACAGCTGCAACAGCTATGTCGTGAACATGATACATTATTTTTTGTGAATGATGATGTGGATCTGGCGATTCGCTTGCAGGCAGACGGCGTCCATGTCGGGCAAGATGACATGGCGTTGTCGGAAGTACGAACCAAAGTTGGCTCCGAGATGTACATCGGTGTTTCGGCTGGTACGGTCGAAGAGGCACTCGCTGCCCAAAGCGGCGGCGTTGATTGTATTGGCGTAGGAGCGATGTTCGCTACCCGTTCTAAGGCAGATGCTGGCGAGCCTATCGGACCAGTCGGGCTAGAGGAGATCCGTCAGGCAGTCGGTAATGACTTGCCTATCGTCGGAATTGGTGGCATTACACTGGAAAATGCTTCTGAAGTGCTTGCTGCCGGGGCCGATGGAGTCGCGATTATCAGTGCGATCAGCCATGCTGAATCACCGGAAGAAGCAGCCCAAGCACTACAGCGGATTGTACGATCTCGTTAG